In Fibrobacter succinogenes, one DNA window encodes the following:
- a CDS encoding DUF3793 family protein: MTAERLMDYKLVRQCAPTLAARKVGSLFCMENIQGGREPMCSLLARWNHDLNPSGVFVRIVAERCGRSFIYVYRRNLLSRLFETAEVRHFLKQYDYKHFDEERLILNLTHRIGRCRCFPHEIGLFLGYPLEDVKGFIINAGKNSKSTGYWKVYGDVEKSERIFECFRKCFSVMSSLFERGYSLPMLAVS; the protein is encoded by the coding sequence CAAGCTTGTGCGCCAATGCGCCCCGACCCTTGCCGCCCGCAAGGTCGGGAGCCTTTTCTGCATGGAAAACATCCAAGGCGGACGCGAACCGATGTGTTCGCTTCTGGCGCGCTGGAATCACGACTTGAATCCATCCGGCGTCTTTGTACGCATTGTGGCGGAACGCTGCGGACGCAGTTTTATTTACGTCTACCGCCGAAACCTCTTGAGCCGCTTATTCGAAACCGCAGAGGTCCGGCACTTCCTCAAACAGTACGACTACAAGCATTTCGACGAAGAACGGCTCATTTTGAATTTGACACATCGTATTGGACGGTGCCGTTGCTTTCCTCATGAAATCGGGCTCTTCTTGGGCTACCCGCTAGAAGACGTAAAAGGTTTTATCATCAATGCGGGCAAGAACAGCAAAAGTACAGGATACTGGAAAGTTTACGGCGACGTCGAAAAATCCGAACGGATATTCGAATGCTTCCGGAAATGTTTTTCTGTCATGAGTTCACTTTTTGAACGCGGCTACTCGCTCCCCATGCTCGCAGTAAGCTAA
- a CDS encoding flavodoxin: protein MDKVAVIYWSGTGNTEMIAKYIAEGVNAAGGQADVFSVSDFAQDKLAEYGRFALGCPAMGAEELEDSEFQPFYDAVKPSLAGKKVALFGSYGWGGGEWMNPWKADAEAAGLVLVAEPLAIENAPDDAGKTACTELGKTLIQA, encoded by the coding sequence ATGGATAAAGTTGCAGTCATTTACTGGAGCGGAACAGGCAATACGGAAATGATAGCGAAGTATATCGCTGAAGGCGTTAACGCCGCCGGCGGTCAGGCCGATGTTTTCAGCGTTTCGGATTTCGCCCAGGACAAGTTGGCCGAATACGGCCGTTTTGCGCTCGGATGCCCCGCCATGGGCGCCGAAGAGCTTGAAGATTCCGAATTCCAGCCCTTCTACGATGCCGTAAAGCCTTCCCTTGCCGGCAAGAAAGTCGCACTTTTCGGCTCTTACGGCTGGGGTGGCGGCGAATGGATGAACCCGTGGAAGGCCGACGCCGAAGCAGCAGGCCTTGTACTTGTGGCAGAACCGCTCGCTATCGAGAACGCCCCTGACGACGCCGGCAAAACGGCCTGTACGGAATTGGGCAAGACTTTGATTCAGGCATAA